One stretch of Arachis hypogaea cultivar Tifrunner chromosome 20, arahy.Tifrunner.gnm2.J5K5, whole genome shotgun sequence DNA includes these proteins:
- the LOC112784436 gene encoding separase has translation MASVTESSLISKLQSADSAGIFTQVYDYLRPLADLSKNNKSSKSKPDQTLIRSLAKRFLPFLNSSLSVLPKHLTNISKSGSSDGAVVLELFQVFKLCLDCLESVASQLESKPFSVEFLRVRMVQCLEACGRVDDAEAEGLRILENLQPTSKSTKRKAKILPEVDKGGVADKDKELSLLVVQIVVALVRCAAVGTSKEYARFRRVLDLVEEVRPWLRGLGASSYDKHQALVINLGKCALSLLGKTCSDKDLVVSFCRMTLTEYVKSPVNDQVYKIARRMCSSLLALQGDESLYIIDIFDCVASECKLEEGNAGIEFIELVNYCANKCQPANASFCNTFAAYLNKIAERFQKVLTPINSVLRLYAAGLLLVSCSLRSKVGDLAASESAKFECLLGTLMENQKMIQTSPPLLGQAFAWLDSGCESYMTYLPSYSEALKFLCKPLAKSVNSERKQLVTEEDDASAITMLSTVQDAFYILCQILLSSLSFTSEKNTDEFDENSRTLLNVALATFTLSIRTNLKLQESTRLVKQMMASKWIDTEGMKYIIASLYNIAVALYRNKQPNEASKVLNLCCKASWICIKCYCANFTEGAPKEFVIEAYKRSALLLDILYDISSPKIRKKVIKILTNWSTANNLFQDLPTPIPVLKQWVKIECKQAKQVDEGVDSLTLYSLLSSSTEFSKRNISIILEQELQAYEEINLKYAEFCQKMQTKIINILLKDIYITPDTCFQKAQTLVRKGKALRMCGTGDLRDCIQCFSEAITIMKEIFGETGADKNAIEHQLSVAYCMRALCTQEAEPSSKQIFEDVKATLDLWLGISPLGCFEDGDCYLPDSIMILLCNIIDLIQLKGFMELSSNAYKLLSRMFKWKNVSIEKWLTFLWESRRLSHALCVSPICEAFQNSLEHFNELSNIESWTRYLQGNHSSLIGFQQIFSFLLSSSHKNSCCSGDSFQNDITADDVQKAALELISNVSVPNHSTFLAGYLYYDLCPRLVANGRLIEALSFAKEAHKLHSKLFHLKFTHVVKQMNEEHNVIVDFSKNLRDGVDRIEVSKSVARETLLFDSISWNLEEFYLSPWKILQCYLESTLQVGIILEMIGDATESETYLQWGKAISDSLQLPLFTVAFSSLLGKLYVKKRHWDLAEKELQSAQEILKKSDTMLCCSKCKLILEVTLNHFFGDLCQSKFDSCEGTTNGKTAKYWFTSALDKLNLSVWKNSLSCPDNGSDETAMDVKCGSAKTCTCSTMNEMGEKVRKSMKAGPASKIGEKKNKKLKNAAKVLTKDTNLSIENKPRITRSKYRASQNQDISISSKSEVVQSVDGNFISNPSCMLNRKESDLNTAATCIFSKMRCWHCLPSEVLESGLLTDFINLKWEFVRRKMSMKLLTRLVKCFAYPNQIDEVHKVLLRSVSVLASRNPFYQTFSSIPLDYFVLMVPKEIPGDVFTIERAEILYEICWYSLKCYHSKAARNIFRNVNSIRFEDLASWLMVAFILSREVSVIFQKVSKLLAVIHVSTLREQISMSSLSQTLSENYWASYFHQASIGTHYTHQFLSNLTGRCKGSYISKSCKQEGSFNLLRLVPDTSADLAEYVKKFLASLPSTTIICISFLGHDYASLLQELLLYPTSVKVWMQVSRLSFKSEPIVMLLPLDSILQDSNEDDLITGTLLEKPSENWHCPWGFTAVDDVAPAFRTILEENYLSSLSPFEDTPQNRILWWKRRKNLDHRLDELLRNIEDLWFGPWKCLLLGEWLNCKNFDLVLKNLVNDLRSKCKIDVNESLLKVILGGSKYVSEGKTIVSQLCSRKDCYVSKVGYCDEARSGILLNAANEFRVSSEVAFQLLNDALEVLEVDDTVNREPVILVLDYEVQMLPWESLPILRNLEVYRMPSVSSISAVLDISGIHQEQEGRNLVSFPSIDPLDAFYLLNPDGDLSRTQIEFENWFRDQNLEGKAGSKPTVKELASALTSHDLFIYFGHGSGAQYIPRHEIQKLEKCAATLLMGCSSGSLTLQGNYVPQGVPLSYLLAGSPVIVANLWEVTDKDIDRFGKAMLDAWLKQRSDLPKECFQCNLLSEEFEAMNLKGKAKRKGARKKVQESTETDSPRINCGHRPKIGAFMGQAREVCTLPFLTGASPICYGVPTGIWRKKNI, from the exons ATGGCTTCCGTAACTGAATCTTCTTTGATATCGAAGCTCCAATCCGCCGATTCCGCCGGAATTTTCACACAAGTCTACGATTACCTCCGTCCCCTCGCCGATCTCAGCAAAAACAACAAGTCCTCCAAGTCCAAACCCGATCAAACCCTAATCCGCTCCCTCGCTAAGCGTTTTCTTCCATTCCTCAACAGCTCTCTGTCCGTTCTCCCCAAACACCTCACTAACATTTCCAAATCAGGTTCCTCCGACGGCGCCGTTGTGCTCGAGCTCTTCCAGGTTTTCAAGCTCTGCTTGGATTGCTTGGAATCCGTGGCTTCTCAATTGGAATCCAAGCCCTTTTCAGTTGAGTTCCTGAGAGTTCGAATGGTACAATGTCTCGAAGCTTGTGGTAGGGTTGACGACGCAGAAGCTGAAGGTTTACGGATTTTGGAGAATCTTCAGCCTACTTCGAAATCGACAAAGAGGAAGGCGAAGATTCTTCCCGAGGTAGATAAGGGCGGCGTTGCTGACAAAGATAAGGAGTTGTCTTTGTTGGTGGTTCAGATTGTTGTGGCACTAGTGAGGTGTGCGGCGGTGGGGACTAGTAAAGAGTATGCGCGCTTCAGGAGGGTGCTTGATTTGGTGGAGGAAGTAAGGCCATGGCTCAG GGGGTTAGGTGCCAGTTCTTATGATAAACACCAAGCGTTAGTGATTAATCTGGGCAAATGCGCTTTGAGTTTACTGGGGAAGACATGTTCTGATAAAGATCTGGTAGTCTCGTTCTGCCGCATGACATTGACTGAGTATGTCAAATCTCCGGTCAACGATCAAGTCTACAAG ATTGCCCGAAGGATGTGCTCTTCACTGTTAGCTCTGCAGGGGGATGAATCCTTGTATATTATTGATATATTCGATTGTGTTGCTTCTGAGTGCAAG CTTGAAGAAGGCAATGCTGGAATAGAATTTATTGAACTTGTAAATTATTGTGCCAACAAATGTCAGCCTGCAAATGCAAGTTTTTGTAATACATTTGCAGCATATTTGAACAAAATAGCAGAGCGTTTTCAAAAG GTTTTGACACCTATCAACTCAGTACTCAGGCTATATGCTGCTGGATTGCTCCTTGTTAGCTGCAGTTTGAGGTCCAAGGTTGGAGATCTTGCAGCCTCTGAAAGTGCAAAATTTGAATGTCTACTTGGCACTTTAATGGAAAATCAGAAAATGATACAGACTTCGCCACCTTTGCTTGGTCAAGCATTTGCCTGGTTAGATTCTGGCTGTGAGTCTTATATGACTTACCTGCCATCTTACTCAGAGGCATTGAAGTTTCTATGCAAACCACTTGCTAAATCAGTTAATTCAGAAAGGAAGCAGTTAGTTACTGAGGAGGATGATGCTTCTGCCATAACAATGCTGTCCACAGTCCAAGATGCATTCTATATCCTTTGTCAAATTCTTCTTTCTAGCCTAAG CTTTACATCTGAAAAGAACACAGATGAATTTGATGAAAACAGCAGAACATTGCTTAATGTAGCTCTAGCAACCTTCACTCTTTCTATCAGAACTAATCTTAAACTCCAG GAGAGCACAAGATTAGTTAAGCAGATGATGGCGAGTAAATGGATTGATACTGAAGGGATGAAATACATAATTGCTTCTCTCTACAATATTGCTGTAGCTTTGTACAGAAACAAGCAGCCAAATGAG GCTTCTAAGGTTCTAAACCTGTGTTGCAAAGCATCCTGGATCTGTATTAAATGTTATTGTGCTAATTTCACGGAAGGGGCTCCGAAAGAGTTTGTAATAGAGGCTTACAAAAGAAGTGCTCTACTCTTAGATATTCTTTATGACATCAGCAGTCCTAAGATACGAAAGAAAGTGATTAAGATCCTTACAAACTGGTCCACTGCCAACAATCTGTTTCAGGATCTGCCAACTCCTATTCCTGTATTGAAGCAGTGGGTGAAG ATAGAATGTAAACAAGCTAAGCAGGTAGATGAGGGAGTTGATTCTCTTACCTTGTACTCTCTCCTGTCATCTTCCACTGAGTTTTCCAAGAGGAACATTAGCATCATCCTGGAGCAG GAACTTCAAGCATATGAGGAAATTAATCTTAAATATGCAGAATTCTGTCAGAAAATGCAAACGAAAATTATAAATATCCTCCTGAAAGATATATACATCACACCAGATACTTGTTTTCAAAAGGCACAAACTCTGGTTAGAAAGGGAAAGGCACTAAGGATGTGTGGTACTGGCGATCTTAGGGACTGCATTCAATGTTTCTCAGAAGCAATAACTATCATG AAGGAGATATTTGGTGAGACGGGTGCTGATAAAAATGCCATTGAGCATCAGTTGTCGGTGGCCTATTGCATGCGTGCACTTTGTACCCAAGAAGCTGAACCAAGTTCAAAG CAAATCTTTGAAGATGTCAAAGCTACATTGGATCTATGGTTGGGTATTTCTCCTCTTGGTTGCTTTGAGGATGGAGACTGTTATCTGCCTGACAGTATAATGATTCTACTCTGCAATATAATAGATTTAATACAACTGAAG GGTTTCATGGAACTCTCCAGTAATGCATACAAGCTGCTGAGTAGAATGTTTAAATGGAAGAATGTCTCAATTGAGAAGTGGTTGACTTTTCTTTGGGAAAGTAGAAGGCTAAGTCATGCTCTATGTGTTTCACCTATCTGTGAGGCATTCCAGAATTCATTAGAGCACTTTAATGAACTTTCAAATATTGAATCTTGGACACGTTATCTTCAAGGAAACCATTCATCATTAATAGGGTTTCAGCAGATTTTCTCATTTTTACTTTCTAGCTCTCATAAAAATTCTTGCTGTAGTGGAGACTCTTTTCAAAATGACATTACAGCTGATGATGTTCAAAAGGCTGCTCTGGAACTGATTTCAAAT GTTTCTGTTCCAAATCATTCCACTTTTCTTGCTGGTTATCTTTACTATGATTTGTGCCCAAGGCTTGTTGCAAATGGACGGTTAATAGAG GCTCTTTCATTTGCAAAGGAAGCCCACAAATTACATTCTAAACTCTTCCATCTTAAATTTACGCACGTTGTTAAGCAGATGAATGAAGAGCACAATGTAATAGTTGATTTCTCTAAGAATCTTAGGGATGGAGTTGATAGAATTGAAGTGAGCAAATCAGTTGCTAGGGAAACTTTGCTATTTGATTCTATATCATGGAACTTGGAAGAATTTTATCTTAGTCCATGGAAAATATTGCAGTGTTATCTAGAGAGCACTCTTCAG GTAGGAATTATCCTTGAAATGATCGGAGATGCAACTGAATCTGAAACTTATCTCCAGTGGGGGAAAGCCATATCTGATTCACTGCAGCTGCCTTTGTTTACCGttgctttctcttctctcttag GAAAGCTCTATGTTAAGAAAAGACACTGGGATTTAGCAGAAAAGGAACTTCAAAGTGCTCAGGAAATTTTGAAGAAAAGCGACACAATGTTGTGTTGCTCAAAGTGTAAACTGATTCTTGAGGTGACACTTAATCACTTTTTTGGAGATTTGTGTCAAAGTAAATTTGACAGTTGTGAAGGGACTACTAATGGAAAGACCGCAAAATATTGGTTCACATCAGCTCTAGATAAATTAAATCTTTCTGTGTGGAAAAACTCTCTTAGCTGTCCTGACAATGGCAGTGATGAAACTgcaatggatgttaaatgtggtTCTGCTAAAACTTGTACTTGCTCTACAATGAATGAAATGggtgaaaaagtgaggaaatcCATGAAAGCAGGGCCAGCATCCAAGAttggagaaaagaaaaataaaaagctaaagAATGCAGCAAAGGTTTTAACAAAGGATACAAATTTGTCTATTGAGAATAAACCAAGGATAACCCGTTCTAAATATCGAGCTTCACAAAATCAAGATATAAGCATTTCCAGCAAGTCAGAAGTTGTACAAAGTGTGGATGGAAATTTTATTTCCAATCCATCTTGTATGCTAAACAGGAAGGAGTCAGATTTGAATACTGCtgcaacatgcattttctcaaaAATGAGGTGTTGGCACTGTCTTCCTTCAGAAGTCTTGGAATCTGGTTTACTAACTGATTTTATTAATCTGAAATGGGAGTTTGTCCGGAGAAAAATGTCAATGAAGTTGCTTACTCGATTAG TGAAATGCTTTGCATATCCCAATCAAATTGATGAAGTTCATAAAGTTCTTCTAAGAAGTGTATCAGTTCTAGCCAGCAGAAATCCATTCTACCAAACATTCTCCTCTATTCCTTTAGATTATTTTGTGCTCATGGTCCCAAAGGAGATCCCAGGAGATGTATTTACAATTGAACGTGCAGAAATACTTTATGAAATATGTTGGTATTCTTTGAAATGCTATCACTCCAAGGCTGCAAG GAACATTTTCCGTAATGTAAATTCCATCAGGTTTGAAGACCTGGCTTCTTGGCTGATGGTAGCCTTCATACTCTCTCGTGAGGTTTCTGTTATTTTTCAGAAG GTGTCTAAATTACTTGCTGTAATACATGTTTCCACCTTGAGGGAGCAAATTTCTATGTCATCTCTTAGCCAAACTTTGAGTGAAAATTATTGGGCTTCGTATTTCCACCAAGCTTCAATTGGAACTCATTATACTCACCAATTTCTTTCAAATCTAACTGGGAGATGCAAG GGTTCATATATATCTAAATCTTGCAAGCAAGAAGGCTCATTCAACTTACTCAG GCTTGTACCTGATACCTCTGCAGATCTTGCAGAATATGTGAAAAAGTTTCTAGCTAGTCTGCCATCTACAACAATAATCTGCATAAGTTTTCTTGGACATGATTATGCTAGTTTACTTCAGGAATTGTTGCTTTATCCTACAAGTGTTAAAGTATGGATGCAGGTCTCACGACTGAGTTTTAAGAGTGAACCCATTGTAATGTTACTGCCTCTAGATTCTATTTTGCAAG ATTCAAATGAGGATGATCTTATAACTGGTACACTTCTTGAAAAACCTAGTGAAAATTGGCATTGTCCGTGGGGTTTCACAGCAGTTGATGATGTTGCTCCAGCATTCAGAACAATCTTGGAAGAGAATTACTTGTCATCACTATCTCCTTTTGAAGATACACCACAGAATAGAATTTTATggtggaagagaagaaaaaaccTTGACCACCGTCTTGATGAATTGTTGAG GAACATTGAAGACTTGTGGTTTGGCCCATGGAAATGCTTGCTTCTTGGAGAATGGTTGAATTGCAAGAACTTTGACTTGGTGCTCAAGAATCTTGTGAATGATCTAAGATCGAAGTGCAAAATAGATGTAAATGAGAGTCTTCTTAAGGTTATTCTTGGAGGCTCTAAATATGTTAGTGAAGGGAAAACAATTGTTTCACAACTATGCTCAAGGAAAGACTGTTACGTTTCTAAAGTAGGTTATTGTGATGAAGCAAGGAGTGGGATATTGTTAAATGCTGCCAATGAGTTTAGAGTATCATCTGAGGTCGCTTTTCAGCTGTTAAATGACGCATTAGAAGTGCTGGAAGTTGATGACACTGTTAATAGAGAGCCAGTAATTCTTGTGTTGGATTATGAGGTGCAG ATGCTTCCTTGGGAAAGTTTGCCCATATTAAGAAACCTGGAAGTTTATCGGATGCCTTCAGTTAGCAGCATCTCTGCTGTCCTTGATATCAGTGGCATCCATCAGGAACAGGAGGGAAGAAACCTAGTATCTTTTCCTTCTATAGATCCATTGGATGCCTTCTATTTATTGAATCCGGATGGTGATCTCTCTCGCACTCAAATTGAATTTGAGAACTGGTTTAGAGATCAAAATCTTGAG GGAAAGGCAGGTTCCAAACCTACCGTCAAAGAACTAGCTTCAGCATTAACAAGTCATGACCTTTTCATATACTTTGGGCATGGCAGTG GAGCACAATACATTCCGCGGCACGAGATTCAGAAACTAGAGAAATGTGCTGCTACGCTACTAATGGGGTGCAGCAGTGGTTCATTGACCTTGCAGGGGAACTATGTGCCACAAGGTGTTCCCTTGTCATATCTGTTGGCTGGTTCTCCGGTTATTGTTGCCAATTTGTGGGAAGTGACAGACAAGGATATAGATAGATTTGGTAAGGCTATGCTTGATGCGTGGTTGAAACAGAGGTCTGATCTTCCAAAGGAATGCTTCCAGTGTAACTTATTATCAGAGGAATTTGAGGCGATGAACTTAAAGGGTAAAGCAAAGAGGAAAGGTGCAAGGAAGAAAGTACAAGAATCGACAGAAACTGATTCACCTAGGATCAACTGTGGTCACCGACCTAAAATTGGAGCTTTCATGGGCCAAGCACGTGAAGTCTGCACCCTTCCTTTTCTGACAGGGGCATCTCCAATATGTTATGGTGTTCCTACTGGGATTTGGAGGAAGAAGAATATTTAG
- the LOC112783704 gene encoding uncharacterized protein — translation MAKGSRGQRRNASHRYRSIPYLLPTCKKNICEDMCPKKCSEALDKREWKDVTCSVCMEYPHNAVLLLCSSHDKGCRPYMCGTSFRHSNCLDQYKKAYTNIISTNNQGALQDSNSLAGEKEVLKLACPLCRGQVKGWTVVEPARDYLNAKKRSCMQDNCLFSGNYKELRKHVRAEHPLARPRAVDPAHEQKWRWLEWERERDDVISTVTSTMPGAMVLGDYVIEGRQNNIDTDEDEEDASVDVDGADRNGRVQMSIEAMNLFLRLHSARQGNRNLDNLNLQFRPGSSQNGAQHSTSIGGMEFANEDARNSEVNHHDESLVNHLHHHGTGRVLLHRSGRRHRQREGHAAQGS, via the coding sequence atggcaaaaGGAAGCAGGGGACAGCGTAGGAATGCTTCGCATAGGTATAGATCTATCCCATACCTGCTGCCTACTTGCAAGAAGAATATTTGTGAGGATATGTGCCCAAAGAAATGCTCTGAAGCCTTGGATAAGAGGGAGTGGAAAGATGTCACATGTTCTGTGTGCATGGAGTACCCTCACAATGCTGTTCTTCTCCTTTGTTCTTCACATGACAAAGGTTGCCGTCCCTATATGTGTGGGACTAGCTTTCGTCATTCCAACTGCCTCGATCAGTACAAAAAAGCATACACTAACATTATATCAACAAATAATCAAGGTGCATTACAAGATTCAAACTCCCTTGCTGGGGAGAAAGAAGTCTTAAAGCTTGCATGCCCACTATGCAGGGGACAGGTGAAAGGTTGGACTGTTGTTGAACCTGCTCGGGACTATTTGAATGCAAAGAAAAGAAGTTGCATGCAAGATAATTGCTTGTTTTCTGGGAATTACAAAGAGTTGAGGAAGCATGTGAGGGCGGAGCATCCCCTGGCACGTCCCCGTGCGGTTGATCCCGCTCACGAGCAGAAATGGAGATGGCTTGAGTGGGAGCGTGAACGTGACGATGTGATCAGTACAGTAACATCAACCATGCCTGGGGCAATGGTTTTGGGAGACTATGTCATAGAAGGACGCCAAAACAACATTGATAcagatgaagatgaagaggatGCTTCTGTTGATGTAGATGGTGCTGATAGAAATGGTAGAGTTCAGATGAGCATAGAAGCCATGAATTTATTCCTCCGGCTACATTCAGCTCGGCAAGGGAATAGGAACCTTGACAACTTAAATTTACAGTTTAGACCGGGATCAAGTCAGAATGGGGCACAGCATTCCACTTCTATTGGTGGGATGGAATTTGCCAATGAAGATGCTAGAAATAGTGAAGTTAATCATCATGATGAATCACTGGTTAACCACCTCCATCACCATGGCACTGGCAGAGTTCTACTCCATCGCTCAGGCCGGAGACACAGACAGAGAGAAGGACATGCAGCTCAGGGTAGCTGA